A single genomic interval of Eleutherodactylus coqui strain aEleCoq1 chromosome 3, aEleCoq1.hap1, whole genome shotgun sequence harbors:
- the CHGB gene encoding secretogranin-1: MPPVLVLLSLLVGTLEVHAAPLDNGMRQEEMVTRCIVEVLSNALAKPNAPPIDPECKEILKKSSQHSLDEKDEQKQYETKSIKDFDSMDKHPYEGNEEVKHSQVLPKEENEEKRQHAEDRSKEEREEEKKHVIDKEESTGHSKERDFGDNDDEDDRDDEERGDHRNQSEKEEIEKKGRYNHDGSPEAKHDIFDKKVHQTAKSVEEFSEEDEEPRHLEEILKRYPISPIPKEPFFHSGKYHAARSDEISEESDEKEEERKRSYNPKHNDFAQRFLDYDDKRSHQEEQRNHLPSDDDTFHYRGQKSNYGQDFFENHLKNNYERRPYHEKESSEESREKRRHHQESEEEKDNHDSNEESNERDLMGHYYEDKRHHLEIKRWPSQKNAQPNYGENGEGSEESEEDIEKRHKDDRLARQELYRKLKHQLGDSEEDGSYRQEKKQEDKRRYIGDEMVDEMKRYYPDLPYEQNIRHYNEKNTDDSIYPSNDKHKRRHSEETRSFTKYTSRNDPFRWKNKYNENNENSEEERKRELQNKNLFPEYDDFELWGKKQFPDDLNHEYGGKKNPLKIPKSEEKRQYDRMDELAQLLNYKKKSVEFPDFYDSEEIKKRHYNERSRLHQRPLTEEEEKQLENLAIMDLELQKIAEKLSNNRQG; encoded by the exons GCAGTCAACACAGTTTAGATGAAAAAGATGAACAGAAGCAGTATGAAACAAAAAGCATTAAGGATTTTGACAGTATGGATAAACACCCATATGAAGGCAATGAAGAAGTTAAACACAGTCAAGTTTTACcaaaagaagaaaatgaagagaAACGGCAACATGCAGAAGATAGAAGCAAAgaagaaagggaagaagaaaaaaaacacgtaATAGATAAAGAAGAGAGCACTGGACACTCCAAAGAAAGGGATTTTGGTGATAATGATGATGAAGATGATAGAGATGACGAGGAAAGAGGGGATCACAGAAACCAAAGTGAGAaagaagaaattgaaaaaaagggTAGATACAATCATGATGGTTCACCCGAGGCAAAGCATGATATTTTTGACAAAAAAGTTCACCAAACAGCTAAAAGTGTTGAAGAATTCTCAGAGGAAGACGAGGAACCAAGACACTTAGAGGAAATCTTGAAGAGATACCCTATAAGCCCAATTCCAAAAGAACCATTTTTCCACTCAGGCAAATACCATGCAGCTCGCTCTGATGAAATCTCTGAAGAATCAgatgaaaaggaagaagaaagaaaaagaagttaTAATCCAAAGCATAATGACTTTGCCCAAAGATTCCTTGATTATGATGACAAGCGAAGTCACCAAGAAGAACAGAGGAATCATCTTCCTTCTGATGATGATACATTTCACTACAGGGGACAAAAGTCAAACTATGGTCAAGATTTTTTTGAGAATCACCTGAAGAATAATTATGAGAGAAGACCATACCATGAGAAAGAAAGTTCTGAGGAGTCAAGAGAGAAGAGGCGCCACCACCAAGAAAGTGAGGAAGAGAAAGACAATCATGATAGCAATGAGGAAAGCAATGAAAGAGACTTAATGGGACATTATTATGAAGACAAGAGACATCATTTAGAAATTAAGAGATGGCCAAGTCAGAAAAATGCACAACCAAATTATGGAGAAAACGGTGAAGGCAGTGAAGAGAGCGAGGAAGATATTGAGAAACGTCATAAGGATGATAGACTAGCAAGACAAGAGCTCTACAGGAAACTGAAACATCAATTAGGGGACAGTGAAGAGGATGGATCATATAGGCAagaaaagaagcaagaagacaagAGACGCTATATAGGTGATGAAATGGTGGATGAGATGAAAAGATATTATCCAGACTTGCCTTATGAGCAAAACATAAGGCattataatgaaaaaaatacagATGACTCTATATACCCCAGCAATGACAAGCACAAGAGACGTCATTCCGAAGAAACAAGGTCATTCACCAAATATACCAGTCGTAATGATCCCTTCAGGTGGAAAAACAAATATAATGAGAACAATGAGAACAGCgaagaagagagaaaaagagaattgcAAAACAAAAATCTGTTTCCAGAGTATGATGATTTTGAATTATGGGGTAAAAAGCAATTTCCGGATGACTTAAATCATgaatatggggggaaaaaaaatcccctcAAGATCCCCAAATCTGAAGAAAAAAGGCAATACGACAGAATGGATGAACTGGCTCAGCTACTTAATTACAAGAAAAAATCTGTTGAGTTTCCAGATTTCTATGATTCGGAAGAAATAAAAAAGCGCCATTATAATGAACGGAGCAGACTGCACCAAAGGCCTTTAACAGAAGAGGAG GAGAAACAATTGGAGAACCTGGCTATTATGGATCTGGAGTTGCAGAAGATTGCCGAAAAACTTAGCAATAATCGACAAGGCTGA